The following are encoded in a window of Symbiobacterium terraclitae genomic DNA:
- a CDS encoding serine hydrolase — protein MPRLRPFRPADLTAILERTVSGLPGTIGVYVTDLMSGRSAGLNPTAEFYAASTIKVPIAMAVLRLVDQGRLSLDQTIAYQPEDYQAGTGVLQATIRPGDRVSVRRLLELMITVSDNIARNMLERFIGSGTIRNYMLSPGVAPAYDPLETPVTPAGMTQVLIALDSGRSGLSRDSTRMLLRWMEEAAFRQRIPRYLPESVVAATKIGSRDDEFHDVGLVYAPDRSFAISVFTKGLSQSQAEEVIGRIAEAVYWYEDSLTRPA, from the coding sequence ATGCCACGGCTGAGACCGTTCCGGCCGGCGGACCTGACCGCGATCCTGGAGCGCACGGTCAGCGGGCTGCCCGGCACCATCGGGGTGTACGTGACCGACCTGATGAGCGGCCGGTCGGCCGGCCTGAACCCGACGGCCGAGTTCTACGCGGCCAGCACCATCAAGGTGCCCATCGCGATGGCGGTCCTCCGGCTGGTGGACCAGGGCCGGCTCAGCCTGGACCAGACCATCGCCTACCAGCCGGAGGACTACCAGGCGGGCACCGGAGTCCTCCAGGCGACGATCCGGCCCGGCGACCGGGTCTCGGTCCGCCGCCTGCTGGAGCTGATGATCACCGTGTCCGACAACATCGCGCGCAACATGCTGGAGCGGTTCATCGGCAGCGGGACGATCCGCAACTACATGCTGTCGCCGGGCGTCGCGCCGGCCTACGACCCGCTGGAGACGCCTGTCACCCCCGCCGGGATGACCCAGGTGCTGATCGCCCTGGACTCCGGCCGTTCAGGCCTGTCACGGGACTCCACCCGCATGCTGCTCCGCTGGATGGAGGAGGCGGCGTTCCGGCAGCGGATCCCCCGCTACCTGCCCGAGAGCGTGGTGGCGGCGACGAAGATCGGCAGCCGCGACGACGAGTTCCACGACGTCGGCCTGGTCTATGCGCCCGACCGCTCCTTCGCCATCTCCGTCTTCACCAAGGGGCTGTCGCAGTCCCAGGCGGAGGAGGTCATCGGCCGCATCGCCGAGGCGGTCTACTGGTACGAGGACTCGCTGACACGACCCGCGTAG